One genomic region from uncultured Cohaesibacter sp. encodes:
- a CDS encoding HAD-IA family hydrolase yields MTNQDSTADKDRSFKPHQLPERIDAATALLARQLAPILLCDKFEPFEPAVVGISHLKRGETSPSFNHMNPFTRAPNRTFSILEYAIWWNGDIQHLYELDHVWIYLNENNTPIHITASAHGEMIDISQSNWQDRQIRLFCEPGKHALAPTSAEIIAKQDWLNDVCNNRDKIIGFEIPAEFTDHMSFLSPYDDFLAHDFLRKKCFTPSYSFEKSFDLSKVPFMSWGELEILIPRLLRDQTEELRKNKKGLKAVLLDSGDTLIDEGTRIYSEDRENLVLSAKSIETSRQLLEGLKERGYLIALVADGLEQSFQNVLKKNGFWDQFDAISISENCGITKPSPRIFIEALMQLGLRREDTEHIIMLGDNLSRDIRGANALGIKTVWLDWAPRHDKTPKDDLEKPDYRITRPIDLLDIIDQLEGEESVD; encoded by the coding sequence ATGACTAATCAGGACAGCACCGCAGATAAAGACAGATCTTTTAAACCCCACCAGCTTCCTGAGAGGATCGATGCCGCTACCGCGCTGCTGGCGCGACAATTGGCTCCCATTTTGCTGTGTGACAAGTTTGAGCCCTTTGAACCAGCGGTCGTTGGCATCTCTCACCTCAAGCGCGGGGAAACGTCTCCCAGTTTCAATCACATGAACCCCTTTACGCGGGCCCCCAACCGAACGTTCAGCATTCTGGAATATGCCATCTGGTGGAATGGCGACATTCAGCATTTGTATGAGCTGGACCATGTTTGGATCTATCTCAATGAGAACAATACACCGATCCATATCACCGCCAGCGCCCATGGTGAGATGATCGACATCAGCCAGAGCAACTGGCAGGATCGCCAGATCAGGCTTTTCTGCGAGCCGGGCAAGCATGCATTGGCCCCGACATCCGCAGAAATCATTGCAAAGCAGGACTGGCTAAATGATGTCTGCAACAATCGCGACAAGATCATCGGCTTCGAAATTCCGGCCGAATTCACCGACCATATGAGTTTCCTCTCCCCTTATGACGACTTTCTGGCCCACGACTTTTTGCGTAAGAAATGCTTCACACCAAGCTACAGCTTCGAAAAGAGCTTTGACCTTTCAAAGGTTCCCTTTATGAGCTGGGGGGAACTGGAGATTCTCATTCCGCGCCTGTTGCGCGATCAAACCGAAGAATTGCGCAAAAACAAGAAAGGCCTCAAGGCAGTTCTCCTCGATAGCGGCGATACGCTGATTGATGAAGGCACCCGGATATACAGTGAAGACAGGGAAAATCTGGTTCTCTCTGCCAAATCCATTGAAACCAGTCGCCAACTGCTTGAAGGTCTGAAGGAGAGAGGCTATCTGATCGCCCTGGTGGCCGACGGGCTAGAACAGAGCTTTCAGAATGTGCTCAAGAAAAACGGCTTTTGGGATCAATTCGACGCAATTTCCATTTCCGAGAATTGCGGCATTACCAAGCCAAGCCCACGTATTTTCATCGAAGCGCTGATGCAGTTGGGCCTAAGGCGCGAGGACACCGAACATATCATCATGCTGGGGGACAATCTTTCCCGCGATATCCGCGGCGCCAATGCGCTGGGCATCAAGACCGTTTGGCTGGACTGGGCTCCGCGCCACGACAAGACGCCTAAGGATGATCTGGAAAAGCCGGATTACCGGATCACACGCCCGATTGACCTGTTGGATATTATTGATCAACTGGAAGGCGAGGAAAGTGTAGACTGA